The DNA region CCTTCAGCTGGAGGTCATGCCGCTCGTCCAGAAGGCCGTGGTCGCCGCTGCCGAGGAGGCCGGGGCCCGTCTGGTCGTCCTGGACACGCTCTACCCGTACGGCGAGACACACGGCGCGGTGATGACCGAGGACACCCCCTGGCGGGCGACCACCGGCAAGGGTCTGATGCGTGCGGAGCTGGACGCCCGCTACCTCGCCGCACACGCCGAGGGACGGGTCCGGGTGGTCCTGGGGCGCTCCGCCGACTTCTTCGGCCCCGGGGTCCTCAACTCCACGCTCGGCGGCGCGGTCTTCCCCGCCGCGCTGACCGGTGAAGAGGTCCTGGGCATCGGTGACATCGACCTGCCGCACAGCTACACGTACATCCGTGACGTCGTACGCGGGCTCGCCACCCTTGCCGGGCACCCGGACGCCGACGGCCGGGTCTGGCATCTGCCCACGGCCCCGGCGCTCACCACCCGGCAGATCTTCGCGATGATCGAGGAACGCACCGGACGCCCCCTGCGCATCGCGACGGTCCCCGAGCCCCGCCCCTTCGGCCCGTTCGACGAGGTCTTCATGGCCGAGTACGCCGAGCTGTTCTACCAGCACACGGAGGGCCAGACCGTCGACTCCTCCGCCATACAGAAGGCGTACGGCCTCGTCCCCACCCCTTTCGCGGACGCCCTGGACGAGACCCTCGCCTGGTACCGCGGTCTCGCCGCCGCCCGTTGACCGCCGCCCGAGGTGTCACGGGCGCAGGAAGCCGGTGATCCGCCCACGCAGTCCGTGCGGGTCCAGACCGTGTGCGGCCAGGTGCTCCTCCAGCCTCCCGTACCGGCGCAGCTCCCCGCGGGCGACCCCCAGGCCGAGCAGCCGGTGGGGCAGGTCGGCGAGGGCGTCGCCGGCCGCGCCCGTCGACGTACCGGCCAGGTAGGGCTCGACGATCACCACGTCGGCCGCCGTCCCCGCCCCGGCCGCGCGGCGCAGTCCCGAGGCGTCGAAGGGGCGCACGGTGGCGGTGTACAGGACCGTCACGTCCAGGCCCTCCGTCGCGGCGAGCACGTTGTCCAGCATCGGTCCGACGGCGGCCACCACCCCCGCGGAGCCCCGCCGCAGCGTGGTGAACCCCTCCCCGGTCACCGCCCGTCCCGCACGGTTCGACTGGAGGGAGAGGCGTACGTAGACACGGTCGTCCGACGCGACGGCCCGCCTCAGCAGTGCCTCCGCCTCGTCGGGATGGCCCGGGACGTGGATCGTCCAGCCGTCGAGGGTGTCCAGGAGGGCCACGTCGCCCGGTGCCATGTGCGTGAACCCTCCGGCGGGCCAGTCGTGGGAAGCCCCGGCGCTGACGAGCACACCCCCCACTCCCTGATGGCCCAGATCGAGCTTCACCTGCTCGAACGGCCGCTCCACCAGGAAGCTGGCGAACGTGTGCATGATGGGGCGCATACCGGTGAGGGCCATTCCGGCCCCCGCGCCGATCAGCAACTGCTCCCTGATCCCCACGTTGACCACCCGGTCGGGGTGGGCCCGCGCGGCGGCGTCGAAGCCGTCGCGGCTGATCTCGGCGAGGACGACGGCGAGGCGCGGGTCCTCGTCCAGCAGCTGTGAGGTGGTGGTGACGAAGCGGTCGCGCATGGTGTCCATGGGGGTCCTCGATGTGTTCCGGGCGGGCGGGTTGGGGTTCAGTGCTTGGCGACGACGCGGGCGACCACCGCATGGGGGCGCCCTGGGTGCGGGGTGGTGAAGGCGCCGTACAGCGCGTCGTGGTCCCGTCCGTCCACGGTCGTGACCGACCAGCCGGCGGCCTCGAACCGCGCGGCGACGCCGCCCGGCCTGGTGTAGGTCGCGGAGGCGTTGTCGATCACCACGGTGTGGAGCTGCTCCAGGCCGGCCGGGCCCGCGTAGGCGATCGCCTCGTGGTTGCTGCCCTCGTCCAGCTCGGCGTCCCCCGTCAGCACCCAGACGCGCGGTCCGGTCAGCCCCTGGGCCCGGACCCCCAGCACACTGCCCACCGCCAGCGGAAGCCCGTGCCCCAGCGAGCCGCTGCCGATCTCCGCGCCCGGCACGAGCATCCGGTCCGGGTGGTGTCCGAGCGGCGAGTCGTACGCCCCGAACCCGGGGAGCAGCTCCTCGCCGAGGAAGCCTCGGGCGACCAGCACGGCGTAGTACGCCATCGGCCCGTGCCCCTTCGACAGCAGGAAGCGGTCGCGGTCGGGAGCGTCGGCCGTACCGGGGGAGACCCGCAGCACCCGGTCGTACAGCACCCACAGCGCGTCCAGTGTGGAGGTCGCGGCGGGCCCGTGCTTCTCGTCGCCGGTCATCAGGCTCATCAGCCGGGGCAGGTCGTCGTACCCGTACACGGGCGCTTCGGTCGTGTGCGTCATACGGATCAGCGTTGAACATCAAGCATGGTCGAGGTCAAGAGCGAGGGGATTCGTGACCACCCTTCCGAGTGCGGTATTGTTCTCATGCGCGTTCAGCCAGGGGGAATCCCAGGTCAGACGGGCATCGGGACGTGGCGCAGCTTGGTAGCGCACTTGACTGGGGGTCAAGGGGTCGCAGGTTCAAATCCTGTCGTCCCGACAGAGAGATAGCAGGTCAGAGGGGTCCTTCGGGGCCCCTCTTGATCGTTTCCAGGGGCGCCGTCTCACAATTTCTCACAAACGCTGTTGATCAAGGTCAGCCGAGCAGTTCGGCCAGCTTCTCCGAACCCGCCTTCAACGACTGTGGGTCGGGGTGCACGTAGGTCCGCTTCGTGAACCCGAGGTCCGAGTAACCCGCCACGCGGAGACCACCGTGTCCGGCACCCCGTTGTTCGCCGTCCACGACAGGCAGGCGTGCCGCGCGTCGTACAACCGCACCTTCCGTACGCCCGTGGTGGCCATCAGCTTGTGCGCCTCGCGCCGGAGCTTGTCCGTCTTCCACGGCCGCCCCAGGTCGTCCACGAGCGCGTACCCGCTGTCCGTGTACGCCTCTCCGGCGGCCGGCTTCTCCGCTGCCTGCTGCGTCCGGAACGCCTTCAGTGCCCGCAGGGCCGGCTTCGGCAGGGGTAGGGTGCGCTTTCCCGTGTCGGTCTTGGCACCCTTCTTCACCACTGAGTGGGGCACGACCTTCGGGGAGATCGGCCGGCCGAGGACCCTGCGGTGGTGATGTCCCGGCTCATCCGGAAGGCGTCCGGGTATGTGGCGTGGTTGCTGGAGCGGGTCCGGGAGACGGAGGCGGACGCCCTGGTCCGGGGACTGGCCTCCGAGGTGCACCGCGAGGGCGGGGAGTTCCCCGGCGTCGACACCACGTACGCGGCCGAAGTGCATGGAGGGTCCGCCTCTACGGGGAGGAGCGGGACCGCCTGGTCCGCATGTGCTCGGTGGCCTCTCGCATGGGCGTGGGCGAGCGCTTGGTGCACATCGCGGAGATCCGCAGCCGGGGAGCTGCGGCTTCCTGTTGTGCAAACGGGTAGTGCCCACCGAGTGCGGTCGGGCAGCGACCAGGGGCACAGCGGCGGCGGCCGTGCCGGTGGCAGCGGTGAGGAAGTTCCTGCGGTGCACAGGGTTCTCCTTCCCGGTTGTGCTTTTTCGGCCCGCTGGGGGTCGGAACCCGAGTTCCCCGGCGCTACGCCCGAATACTGCCTCCAGGGCTTCCCGCTGCCGGGGGTGGGGCCAGCGGGTCTTTCCGGTCAGCCAGTGCCGCACGGTGCGGTCGCTCACAGTGCCGTCCCTGCCGATGGGCCGGAGGTAGTCGTTCACTGCCTCCGCCAACTCGGGCTGGGTCAGCCCCGCTTCGCTGAGCGCATCCGCCAGGTGCCTGTTCGCCTCCACGGTTTCAAGGTAGCGAGGTAGCAGGATCGGGGCGCTGGAGCGGGCGCGAAATTTCCGGTTGCCCGTGTTGCACGGCGGCCGGGCTCTTCCTCACTGAGCGTCACGGCCCGTCGTTCGCTGAGTGACAGGCCGCCACCGGACGGACAGCGGCGGCCGGTTGGAGTGGCCCGCCCCTGCGTACCCCGTCGGGGGCGGGCCGCACGTCCCGCTCACCGACGAGGGGTCCTGATGACCGTGACCACCACATCCCGACCGACCGGGCATCCCGGCTACAGCGAGACGCTGCCGCGCGAGCCCGAGAGCGCCGCCACCGCGCGACGTCTGGTGTGCGCCGCCAGCACCGCATGGGGACTGGAGAGCGCAGCCGAGAACGGCGCCCTGGTCGTCTCCGAACTGGTGGCCAACGCGGTACAGCACGCGCGGCGGGAGTCCATCCGCGTGGTGGTGGAGCGCGCCGCCCATGACACGGTGCGGGTGGCCGTCGCAGACCTCTCCCGGGCGCGACCCGTGGAGCGCGAGGTGGGCGACGACGAAGAGGGCGGGCGCGGTCTGCGTCTCGTGGCAGCGCTGGCCGCCGACTGGGGCACGGACGAGCGGCGCTGGGGCAAGATCGTGTGGGCCGACCTGAAGGGGCGCGGGTGACCACGGGGGAGGCCCCCGGCCGCAGCGCGGCGCGCGCCCATCTGTCGCAGTTGATCGAGCTGTTCGGCACGAACGGATGCCTGCGGATCAGTACGGCCCCTGCTGAACCCGGCCCGCCCGCTGTCGGCGGAGAGTCCGAGGACGACGAGCAGAGCTGACCGTCCCAAGGCGCGGCGAAGCCCCGGCCGGTGAACTCCACCGAGCAGGGGCTTCGTCGTCTCACGGCCGTCTCACACAGGTCTCACGAACTGCACGGAGTGACGTGGAATTTATGGCGCTGACCTGGACGTTTCCGCTCTCCCCGGATCTCACGGACCCCCCCTGGACGGTGTTACGTTCACTGGGGGTCAAGGGGTCGCAGCTTCAAATCCTGTCGTCCCGACTCGAAAGAGTCGCGGCTCAGCTTGTTCTTTAACTACCGTCGGTAGCTGCTTCGACTAGCTTCACGAGGGGCGCCAGGATTTGTGGCAGTTCTTTCTCGGAGTTGAGCACCGGTTGGTCCTGCCAGGTGTGCTCGGTTCCGGAGTCGATGAAGAGCAGTGAAGTAGCACCCGATTCCCAGAGGAACACCATCCCCGTGCGCTCGTCTGATTCCAGTGTGAGGCTCACTGCCGTGGCCTTCGGCCGCCCTCGGGATGGGGTTCCTGGGACGGGTCGCTTCACCGTAGAACTGATCCCACGAGAGCGAAGCTCGTGTTCATGTGCGGCATGCCAGTCCTTGAGCCACTGAGCGATCTCTGACATTGCGCCCCCATGTGGGCCTCGAACGGCCGTCGAACTTGATCGTAAGTCCGACAACCACCGGACGCAGGAACGGCCTTCGTCTGATCATGTGCTCCGACCAAGGTGCACGTGACCAAGACGAAGGCCGTGAGGGTGAGTCTGCTGCCTGGTGCTGTCCGGAGGGAAGCGTTCGCGCAAGCGTCAGCCTTCCGAGGAGCGTTCTGTGAGTGTCTGACCGCACGGCGCGACGAGTTGTTCGAGCTGGTGGACGCGGTGCTGTGTGCGGACGGTGCGGTGAAGTCCCCGGTGGACCTGACGCTGCTGCCCGAACATCGACGTGGGCACGGAGCGATGTACGGCGGCCTGAACCACGACCGGATCGACGTCGGTCGGTTGCGGACGGTGCTGGCCGGACTGTCGCTGCCTCGGTTTGACGGCGGGCGACTGGTCCTCGCGGTAGATGTGTCGCCGTGGCTTCGCTCGGACGCGCCGTGCTCAGCGGACCGGCTGTTCTGCCACGTCTACGGCCGGGCGAAGACGGCATCGCAGTTCATCCCGGGCTGGCCGTACTCCTTTGTCGCCGTGCTGGAGCCGGGTGCCACCTCTGGGCCGCGATCCTGGACGCGGTCCGGCTGGGGCCTGCAGACGACGCGACCGCAGTCACCGCCGCCCAGCTCCGAGGAGTCGTTGAACGGCTCGTCGCGGCCGGCCAGTGGCAGAGCGGGGACCCGCATATCGTGATCGTCAGCGACGCCGGCTATGACGTCATCCGCCTGGCCTGGGTCCTGTGCGACCTGCCCGTCGAGCTGGTTGGCCGCGTCCGCTCCGACCGGGTCATGCGCCTGCCCAAGCCGCCTCGCGTCCACGACCCGAAAGGTGGACGGCCGCCCAGGCACGGCCTGGAATTCCGCTTCGCCAGGCCGGAGACCTGGCCCGAGCCTGCGATCACCACGGTCACCGCAACCACCAACTACGGCAAGGCCGAGACTCAGGCATGGGACCGGGTCCACCCAAGGCTGACCCACTGCTCCTCATCGGCGGACCGCTGGACCTGCATCCTGATCGTCGCTCACACCCAGCTCCGGCTCGCCCGGCCTCTCGCAGAAGACCTCCGCCGGCCCTGGGAGAAACCCACCACCTCCGACCGGCTCACCCCGGCCCGAGTCCGCCGAGGGTTCAGGAACATCCGCGCTCACCTCGCCTGCCCGACCCGTGTTCCCAAACCCAGAGGCATCGGCCCCGGACGGCCACCCGGCGCCAAGAACAAACACCAGGCACCCCGCTACGACGTCGGCAAGACCGTCAAGCGCCCCGAGACTCTCAAGGCCATCGGCAAGCCTGGCAGGCCCTGGTAGACAAAGAACAAGCTCAGTGCCGGTTTCGGAGAAATCCGAAACCGGCCCTTGGCCGTTCCTGGGGCTCAGGCGGCTGATGACGTCGTCCGAGTCGCACGGAACCTCGGCGGAGGCGCGGCCCGCCCGGTGAGCGGGCGGCACCGCCGGAGACCAGGCCGGTGCGATCGTGGGTGTCGTCGGCGGCGCCGGCCCGGGCGTCGCCCGCGTCTTCGGTACGAGCGTCCGGAACTGTTCGAGCCACACCGGCGTCCGGACATTCATAACGCAGGGAGAACGCGATGACCGATGATCCGACGTGGGCGGAGCTCTTGTCGGCCTTCGCTCTGATGGCGGCCGTCCCCATCGTCATCGGCGGGACGGTGATCCTCTCCCTCGTCGGGCTGACGATGTGGGTGACGGCGTCGCTGCGGCGTCGCAGGCGTGGACGCTCCGACGGCGGTCAGGCGGTTTCAGGTGGCGCGCCGCTCTCCGTGTCTTCCCGGCGGGTGAACCCGCCGCGGCCCGGTCCCGAACCGCAGGGCGATCGCGTCGAGCGCCCTGCGGTGGTCCCGCCACCGACCGCCCCGCCACGGCACCCGGTCAGAGTGCGGAGGCACTCGCCGCGATCCTGAATCCGGTGTTGCCCGTCGAGGAGTCGGGTGTGTTCCTGCTGCGGGCGCCCACCCGGTACCTGTTGCAGTAGGAGGCATGGCACAGGTACGAACCGCCCTTGATGACCCGGTCCGTGCCGCCGGACGGGCCGGCCGGATCGGTCGGAGGGTCTGCCGGGTGGTCGACGCCGAACCAGTCCGCGCACCACTCCCAGACATTGCCCGCGACGTTCCACAGCCCGAACCCGTTGGGGCGGTAGGACTTCACCGGCGCGGTCCCCAGATGCCCGTCGTCCAGGGTGTTGTGATGGGGGAAGGCGCCCTGCCAGATGTTGCAGCGGTGTACGCCGCGCGGTGTCAGCTCGTCACCCCAGGGATAGCGTGCCTGGTCGAGCCCTCCCCTCGCCGCGTACTCCCACTCGGCCTCGGTGGGCAGCCGGGCCCCCGCCCAGTCGCAGTAGGCCAGTGCGTCGTTGTGCGACACATGGACGACGGGATGGTTCCGCTGGCCCCCCACGGCGGAGCCGGGTCCGCCCGGGGCCCGCCAGCAGGCGCCGTCGACGGCCAGCCACCAGGGTGTCCGGTCCGCGGCCGGCGGCGCCGACCCGCGTGCGGCCGGTGACACCAGCAGGTGGAAGACGTACGACCAGCCGAACCGCTCGGCGTCGGTCAGGTACGAGGTCTCCTTCACGAACCGGGCGAACTGTGCGTTCGTCACCGTGGTCGCCGCGATCCCGAAGGGGCTCAACCGCACCTCGCGCACGGGTCCTTCGCCGTCCGACTCGAACCGGTCGGCGTGGTCCGTACCCATCCGGAAGGCGCCGCCGGGCAGGGGCACCAGACCGGTCACCCGGCCCCGCCCGGCGCGGCGGGGTACGTGTGCGCGGCCCTCCGGTGCCCGCGGGCGTCCAGGCGAGCAGCAGGTGCCCGCCGGGACGGGGGCGGGCACCTGCACGGCACCCGGACCGGCTGCCGGGTCGGCGGGGGAGTGACTCGACGGCATGGGCTCTCTCACTTCACGATCCTGGTCCCCGAACATTCCTCCCCCCGAGGGGACCGGCGGTTTCAGAACAGGTCCTCACGTGTCTCGGCGAACCGGAGACCGGGACGCGGACCGGTCTTCCCGGCGTGGTGCGGGTCCGCCTGCGCCGTCCACGAGGTGACGACCGCGCCGTGGTCCGGAGCCAACCGGTCCCGCAGGTCGTCCGCGAGGTGGTCCCGGCCGGTACGACGCAGATGTTCGATGTAGAGCGCGGGGTCGTTGTAGAGGGTCGGCCCCTGCTGGAGGGCCGTTTGCATGGGGTCCGGCGGTGAGCCGGGCCTGCCCGCGTAGGTGTTCCACCACTCGGTGAGCCGGGAGCGCATCAGCGTCATCCGGTCCGGCTCCGATTCCGAGAGGTCGGTCGTCAGGTAGGGATCCTCGGTGACGTGGAAGAGCGACTCCCACTCCGCCCGGAAGGCGCCCGGATGGTAGGTGCGGATGTACAGGTGGTCGCGGTCGCGCACCGCGCGCTGGAACGTGTGGGCGCCATGGCTGAGGACGAGGTACTCACGCGATTCCATCTGCCCGCCGCGGACGAGTTCGGCGAACGAACTTCCCTGCCACTTCCGCGGGACGGGCAGGCCCAGGAGATCGCAGATGGTCGGAGCCAGGTCGAGGTTGTACAGCAGGGCGTCGCTGCGCCGCTGTTCCCCGTCGGTCACCCCCGGCCAGTGCATGATCAGCGGCAGGCGGTGCACGGACTCGCTGGCGAGGCCGTGTTCGGCGTACAGGCCCTGTTCGCCGAAGGACTCGCCGTGATCGGCGCTGACGATGATCGCGACCTCGTCCCGCAGACCGAGCTCCTCGAGTCCGCGCAGCAGGCGCCCGAAGTGATGGTCCCAGTACAGGATCGCGCCGTCGTAGCCGTTGATGAGCTTCTCGTAGTCGGCGCGGGTGCGGATGGACTGCGGGAAGTTGTACGGGACCCGGGGCTCGAACAGCCCGTCGGAGTACATGAAGTCCAGGGCCGAGCGGGGGCCGTAGACCTCCGCGTGGGAGTCGATCGCGTTCTGGTCCGGCCACGCGGGCGGGGGACCGGAGTCACGGGCCCGGTCGGTCCATTCCGGGTCCTGGAGGTAGTCCATGTGCGGATCCCAGTAGGTCAGGTGCAGGTACCAGTCCTCGTCGTCCCGGTGGCCGCCGATCCACTCCAGCGCCCGGTCGGTGATGACGTCGGCCGGTTCGTCCCCGACGTCGGGGGTGGCTCGTATGGATTCACGGAAGTTGCCGGAGAAGTACCAGGCCCGGTGCCGCTCGGCGAACGAGGAGATGCCCGCGGTCAGATAGCCGTGGGCCCCGAGGTGCTGACCGAGGAGGGGACGCCCGTCCTCGAGTCCGTGTCCGAGGTCGACACGGAACCGTGCCGCGTCGCCGAAGTGGCCGACGACTCCGTTGGTGATGCCGAACTGCCCGCTGGTCAGCGCGGTGCGGGAAGGGACGCACGGGGAGTCGCTGGCGTAGTAGCCCTCCATCACGGCGGCCCGCTCGGCGAACTCGTCCAGGTTGGGCGTGATCGGGCGCTGGTATCCGTACGGGCCCGTGTGATCCGGCCGCAGCGTGTCGACGTCTACGTAGATGATCCGCATGGGTGGCTCCTCAGTGGTGACTGGGTGTCGTGGGATCCGCCGCGGAAGTGCTCCCCGCGTCGGCGGCGAGACGGGCGTAGGTCATCTCCAGCCAGTTGAGGTTGGTCTG from Streptomyces sp. NBC_01754 includes:
- a CDS encoding transketolase family protein, translating into MDTMRDRFVTTTSQLLDEDPRLAVVLAEISRDGFDAAARAHPDRVVNVGIREQLLIGAGAGMALTGMRPIMHTFASFLVERPFEQVKLDLGHQGVGGVLVSAGASHDWPAGGFTHMAPGDVALLDTLDGWTIHVPGHPDEAEALLRRAVASDDRVYVRLSLQSNRAGRAVTGEGFTTLRRGSAGVVAAVGPMLDNVLAATEGLDVTVLYTATVRPFDASGLRRAAGAGTAADVVIVEPYLAGTSTGAAGDALADLPHRLLGLGVARGELRRYGRLEEHLAAHGLDPHGLRGRITGFLRP
- a CDS encoding ATP-binding protein yields the protein MTVTTTSRPTGHPGYSETLPREPESAATARRLVCAASTAWGLESAAENGALVVSELVANAVQHARRESIRVVVERAAHDTVRVAVADLSRARPVEREVGDDEEGGRGLRLVAALAADWGTDERRWGKIVWADLKGRG
- a CDS encoding NAD-dependent epimerase/dehydratase family protein; amino-acid sequence: MTTAPVHRPARTPARHTVLGAGPAGTALARELAGRGHDVRLVDRRGTGPAIEGVTRFAADVSTPDGARTAVSGAAVVHHCVNVGYHLQLEVMPLVQKAVVAAAEEAGARLVVLDTLYPYGETHGAVMTEDTPWRATTGKGLMRAELDARYLAAHAEGRVRVVLGRSADFFGPGVLNSTLGGAVFPAALTGEEVLGIGDIDLPHSYTYIRDVVRGLATLAGHPDADGRVWHLPTAPALTTRQIFAMIEERTGRPLRIATVPEPRPFGPFDEVFMAEYAELFYQHTEGQTVDSSAIQKAYGLVPTPFADALDETLAWYRGLAAAR
- a CDS encoding sulfatase; the protein is MRIIYVDVDTLRPDHTGPYGYQRPITPNLDEFAERAAVMEGYYASDSPCVPSRTALTSGQFGITNGVVGHFGDAARFRVDLGHGLEDGRPLLGQHLGAHGYLTAGISSFAERHRAWYFSGNFRESIRATPDVGDEPADVITDRALEWIGGHRDDEDWYLHLTYWDPHMDYLQDPEWTDRARDSGPPPAWPDQNAIDSHAEVYGPRSALDFMYSDGLFEPRVPYNFPQSIRTRADYEKLINGYDGAILYWDHHFGRLLRGLEELGLRDEVAIIVSADHGESFGEQGLYAEHGLASESVHRLPLIMHWPGVTDGEQRRSDALLYNLDLAPTICDLLGLPVPRKWQGSSFAELVRGGQMESREYLVLSHGAHTFQRAVRDRDHLYIRTYHPGAFRAEWESLFHVTEDPYLTTDLSESEPDRMTLMRSRLTEWWNTYAGRPGSPPDPMQTALQQGPTLYNDPALYIEHLRRTGRDHLADDLRDRLAPDHGAVVTSWTAQADPHHAGKTGPRPGLRFAETREDLF
- a CDS encoding transketolase, with protein sequence MTHTTEAPVYGYDDLPRLMSLMTGDEKHGPAATSTLDALWVLYDRVLRVSPGTADAPDRDRFLLSKGHGPMAYYAVLVARGFLGEELLPGFGAYDSPLGHHPDRMLVPGAEIGSGSLGHGLPLAVGSVLGVRAQGLTGPRVWVLTGDAELDEGSNHEAIAYAGPAGLEQLHTVVIDNASATYTRPGGVAARFEAAGWSVTTVDGRDHDALYGAFTTPHPGRPHAVVARVVAKH
- a CDS encoding formylglycine-generating enzyme family protein, encoding MPSSHSPADPAAGPGAVQVPAPVPAGTCCSPGRPRAPEGRAHVPRRAGRGRVTGLVPLPGGAFRMGTDHADRFESDGEGPVREVRLSPFGIAATTVTNAQFARFVKETSYLTDAERFGWSYVFHLLVSPAARGSAPPAADRTPWWLAVDGACWRAPGGPGSAVGGQRNHPVVHVSHNDALAYCDWAGARLPTEAEWEYAARGGLDQARYPWGDELTPRGVHRCNIWQGAFPHHNTLDDGHLGTAPVKSYRPNGFGLWNVAGNVWEWCADWFGVDHPADPPTDPAGPSGGTDRVIKGGSYLCHASYCNRYRVGARSRNTPDSSTGNTGFRIAASASAL